From Streptomyces sp. CMB-StM0423, a single genomic window includes:
- a CDS encoding (2Fe-2S)-binding protein: MSAPAVPQPVADTGAPPVRPAGTPVTAAYARLTEVLPFLAVTELGPADPLPAGPGWVAAADLAAGGPALDDFLAWDAEQVRRTYGEDARPDVVASFGLHRYAWSACLLVTLPWFLLRRVPRVPLDAVALHRNADGSRMRLAVHGGAFACLPDDPAAGLPGARVVGGEEALRAEVRAAVAEHLEPVLAAFGPRMRRGPRALWGMATDEIVEGLWYLGDLLGEEERAMAETGQLLPGSGPATAPYAGGAAFRTLTGPAGQSLATRDRASCCMYYTLRPEDTCVTCPRTCDTERVARLVASS, from the coding sequence ATGTCCGCACCCGCAGTGCCCCAGCCGGTCGCCGACACCGGAGCCCCGCCCGTGCGGCCCGCCGGCACCCCGGTCACCGCGGCGTACGCACGGCTCACCGAGGTCCTGCCGTTCCTGGCCGTCACCGAACTCGGCCCCGCGGACCCGCTGCCCGCGGGACCCGGCTGGGTGGCCGCCGCCGACCTCGCCGCCGGCGGTCCCGCCCTCGACGACTTCCTCGCCTGGGACGCCGAGCAGGTCCGCCGCACGTACGGCGAGGACGCCCGCCCCGACGTGGTCGCCAGCTTCGGCCTGCACCGCTACGCCTGGTCCGCCTGCCTGCTGGTCACCCTCCCCTGGTTCCTGCTCCGCCGCGTGCCCCGCGTCCCGCTGGACGCCGTGGCCCTGCACCGCAACGCCGACGGCAGCCGCATGCGCCTGGCCGTCCACGGCGGCGCCTTCGCCTGCCTGCCGGACGACCCGGCCGCCGGCCTGCCCGGCGCCCGCGTCGTCGGCGGCGAGGAGGCGCTGCGCGCCGAGGTGCGGGCGGCCGTGGCCGAGCATCTGGAGCCGGTGCTCGCCGCGTTCGGGCCGCGGATGCGCCGCGGGCCGCGGGCGCTGTGGGGGATGGCGACGGACGAGATCGTCGAGGGCCTGTGGTACCTGGGGGACCTGCTGGGCGAGGAGGAGCGGGCGATGGCCGAGACCGGGCAGCTCCTGCCCGGCAGCGGACCGGCCACGGCCCCGTACGCCGGCGGCGCCGCCTTCCGCACCCTCACCGGGCCCGCCGGGCAGTCCCTCGCCACCCGGGACCGCGCGAGCTGCTGCATGTACTACACGCTGCGGCCCGAGGACACCTGCGTGACCTGCCCGCGCACCTGCGACACGGAGCGCGTCGCCCGTCTCGTCGCAAGCTCTTAG
- a CDS encoding DUF2637 domain-containing protein, with product MGFNGIPLSWALPAAVLLLGVLAAIAVVVRGRQKADEPADSWEAGEQRRRRKEAMYGTLAYVLLFCCAAVAAALSFHGLVGFGRQNLGLSGGWEYLVPFGLDGAAMFCSVIAVREASNGDAALGSRLLVWTFAGAAAWFNWVHAPRGTGHAGAPQFFAGMSLSAAVLFDRALKQTRRAALREQGLVPRPLPQIRFVRWLRAPRETFHAWSLMLLEGVRTLDEAVDEVRQDSRDEARRRAEEREQARLERARLKALGKHQRALAPGELTAARAEPQVALTPEPVTEAARFPLRSRAAPESRPAVAGGQPGAPAPAKSVAAAGGQDDALAAPLDTLEQKLTAMENQYR from the coding sequence ATGGGATTCAACGGGATACCGCTGAGCTGGGCCCTCCCGGCCGCCGTGCTGCTGCTCGGCGTGCTCGCGGCCATTGCCGTGGTGGTCCGCGGCCGGCAGAAGGCCGACGAGCCCGCGGACTCCTGGGAAGCCGGCGAGCAGCGCCGGCGGCGCAAGGAGGCGATGTACGGCACGCTCGCGTACGTCCTGCTCTTCTGCTGCGCCGCGGTCGCCGCCGCGCTCTCCTTCCACGGCCTGGTCGGCTTCGGCCGGCAGAACCTGGGCCTGTCCGGCGGCTGGGAGTACCTGGTGCCGTTCGGGCTCGACGGCGCCGCGATGTTCTGCTCCGTCATCGCCGTACGCGAGGCGAGCAACGGCGACGCGGCGCTCGGCTCCCGGCTGCTGGTGTGGACGTTCGCGGGCGCGGCGGCCTGGTTCAACTGGGTGCACGCGCCGCGCGGTACGGGCCACGCGGGCGCGCCGCAGTTCTTCGCCGGCATGTCGCTCTCGGCCGCGGTGCTCTTCGACCGGGCGCTGAAGCAGACCCGCAGGGCGGCGCTGCGCGAGCAGGGGCTGGTGCCGCGGCCGCTGCCGCAGATCCGGTTCGTACGGTGGCTGCGGGCGCCGCGGGAGACGTTCCACGCGTGGTCGCTGATGCTGCTCGAAGGCGTACGCACGCTGGACGAGGCCGTCGACGAGGTGCGCCAGGACAGCAGGGACGAGGCGCGCAGGCGGGCCGAGGAGCGCGAGCAGGCCCGGCTGGAGCGGGCCCGGCTGAAGGCCCTCGGCAAGCACCAGCGCGCGCTGGCCCCCGGCGAGCTGACCGCGGCGCGCGCCGAGCCGCAGGTGGCGCTGACGCCGGAGCCGGTTACGGAGGCGGCGCGGTTCCCGCTGCGGTCGCGCGCGGCGCCGGAGAGCCGGCCGGCGGTGGCCGGCGGGCAGCCGGGCGCCCCGGCTCCGGCGAAGTCCGTCGCCGCGGCGGGGGGCCAGGACGACGCGCTGGCGGCCCCGCTGGACACCCTGGAGCAGAAGCTCACGGCAATGGAGAACCAGTACCGCTGA
- a CDS encoding acetylxylan esterase has translation MALFDLPLAELRDYRPEREEPADFDDFWSRTLAEAEVAAGGLAPEFRPYPTGLTAVDVHDVSFAGWGGHRISAWLVLPRGADGPVPCVMHYIGYGGGRGLPHDHLFWPAAGRAVFVVDTRGQGAAHRNNAGSTPDPYGTGNAQTPGFMTRGVLDPEEYYYRRVFTDAVRAVDAAAAHPAVDGDRIAVGGGSQGGAIATAVAGLHPGVRAAMIDVPFLNHFRRAVAITDKNPYQELVLFLATQRDADERVFRTLSYFDGLNFAARATVPALYSVALMDEVCPPSTVFASYNHWGGPKGIEVYRWNGHEGGGNDHRVTSLAWLQT, from the coding sequence ATGGCCCTGTTCGATCTGCCCCTCGCCGAGCTGCGCGACTACCGCCCCGAGCGCGAGGAGCCCGCCGACTTCGACGACTTCTGGAGCCGCACCCTCGCCGAGGCAGAGGTGGCGGCGGGCGGCCTGGCACCGGAGTTCCGCCCGTACCCGACGGGGCTGACGGCGGTCGACGTGCACGACGTGTCCTTCGCCGGCTGGGGCGGCCACCGGATCTCCGCCTGGCTCGTCCTGCCGCGCGGCGCCGACGGGCCCGTGCCGTGCGTCATGCACTACATCGGCTACGGCGGCGGCCGCGGACTCCCGCACGACCACCTGTTCTGGCCCGCCGCCGGCCGCGCCGTCTTCGTCGTCGACACCCGCGGCCAGGGCGCCGCCCACCGCAACAACGCCGGCTCCACCCCCGACCCGTACGGCACGGGCAACGCCCAGACCCCCGGTTTCATGACCCGCGGCGTGCTCGACCCGGAGGAGTACTACTACCGCCGCGTCTTCACCGACGCCGTACGCGCCGTGGACGCCGCCGCCGCGCACCCGGCGGTGGACGGCGACCGGATCGCGGTCGGCGGCGGCAGCCAGGGCGGGGCGATCGCCACCGCGGTCGCGGGGCTGCACCCGGGGGTACGGGCGGCGATGATCGACGTGCCGTTCCTCAACCACTTCCGCCGGGCGGTCGCGATCACCGACAAGAACCCGTACCAGGAACTGGTCCTCTTCCTGGCGACGCAACGGGACGCGGACGAGCGGGTGTTCCGGACCCTCTCGTACTTCGACGGGCTCAACTTCGCGGCCCGCGCCACCGTGCCGGCGCTGTACTCGGTGGCGCTGATGGACGAGGTGTGCCCGCCGTCGACGGTCTTCGCGTCGTACAACCACTGGGGCGGGCCCAAGGGCATCGAGGTCTACCGGTGGAACGGCCACGAGGGCGGCGGGAACGACCACCGGGTGACCTCGCTGGCCTGGCTTCAGACGTAG
- a CDS encoding GntR family transcriptional regulator — protein MPHPPAVPGRRRTPAGVRRHSVRGQVLDALRAAVADGELRPGEVYSAPALGERFGVSATPVREAMQQLAAEGAVEILPNRGFRILAPSARDLAELAEVRALLLVPLLHRLAAGLPAERRLTLSRLTGDDAEFHEALVALSGNRQLARVAGQLRARARPPAAAPARRQALVDALAAGDAAAAEAVLRELLGAPDRYV, from the coding sequence GTGCCGCATCCGCCGGCGGTACCCGGCCGGCGCCGCACCCCGGCCGGGGTGCGCCGGCACTCCGTACGCGGCCAGGTGCTCGACGCGCTGCGCGCCGCGGTGGCGGACGGCGAACTGCGGCCCGGCGAGGTGTACTCCGCGCCCGCGCTGGGCGAGCGGTTCGGCGTCTCGGCGACCCCGGTGCGCGAGGCCATGCAGCAACTCGCCGCGGAGGGTGCGGTGGAGATACTGCCGAACCGCGGCTTCCGGATCCTCGCGCCCAGCGCCCGCGACCTGGCCGAGCTGGCGGAGGTGCGCGCGCTGCTCCTCGTGCCGCTGCTGCACCGGCTGGCGGCCGGGCTGCCGGCCGAGCGCCGGCTGACGCTGAGCCGGCTGACCGGCGACGACGCGGAGTTCCACGAGGCACTGGTGGCGCTCTCCGGCAACCGCCAGTTGGCCCGCGTCGCGGGCCAACTGCGGGCCAGGGCGCGGCCCCCGGCGGCCGCGCCCGCCCGCCGGCAGGCGCTGGTCGACGCGCTCGCGGCGGGCGACGCGGCGGCGGCCGAGGCGGTGCTGCGCGAGCTGCTGGGCGCCCCGGACCGCTACGTCTGA
- a CDS encoding LacI family DNA-binding transcriptional regulator → MPPEQATLSDIAARAGVSVSTVSKVLHARSDVAPATRERIARLLADHGYRPSRGAGVVDLVIGSLNSPWADALVTGAVEAGAEADCRIVIDSVPDSADILRHTLERIMARGSDGVLLVHQVPAPETRARLAAKRIPLVAIDPPAEPGAGVRSVGCTNWQGGLAATRHLIELGHRRIATLTGPLTIWSARARFDGYRAALLEAGLPVEEELIRNADFFAPDGRAGALALLDLPEPPTAVVAANDGQAFGVLQALAERGLRAPADMSVTGFDDTPVAAWAAPPLTTVVQPLEAMAATAFRMLRLHGEGGAAQPEQVELATTLTVRASTGPPPAR, encoded by the coding sequence ATGCCGCCCGAACAGGCCACCCTCAGCGACATCGCCGCCCGCGCCGGCGTCTCGGTGTCGACCGTCTCCAAGGTCCTGCACGCCCGCTCCGACGTCGCCCCCGCCACCCGCGAGCGCATCGCGAGACTGCTCGCCGACCACGGCTACCGGCCCTCCCGCGGCGCCGGCGTCGTCGACCTCGTCATCGGCAGCCTCAACAGCCCGTGGGCGGACGCCCTGGTCACCGGCGCCGTCGAGGCCGGCGCCGAGGCCGACTGCCGGATCGTCATCGACAGCGTGCCCGACAGCGCCGACATCCTGCGCCACACCCTGGAGCGCATCATGGCGCGCGGCAGCGACGGCGTCCTGCTCGTTCACCAGGTACCCGCGCCGGAGACCCGCGCGCGGCTGGCGGCCAAGCGCATCCCGCTGGTCGCCATCGACCCGCCGGCAGAACCGGGCGCGGGCGTACGCTCCGTGGGCTGTACGAACTGGCAAGGCGGCCTCGCCGCGACCCGCCACCTCATCGAGCTGGGCCACCGCCGCATCGCCACCCTCACCGGGCCGCTGACGATCTGGTCCGCCCGCGCCCGCTTCGACGGCTACCGCGCCGCGCTGCTGGAGGCCGGGCTGCCGGTCGAGGAGGAGCTGATCCGCAACGCCGACTTCTTCGCGCCCGACGGCCGCGCCGGGGCGCTGGCGCTGCTCGACCTGCCCGAGCCGCCCACGGCGGTGGTCGCGGCGAACGACGGGCAGGCGTTCGGCGTGCTCCAGGCCCTGGCGGAACGGGGGCTGCGGGCGCCGGCGGACATGAGCGTCACCGGCTTCGACGACACCCCGGTCGCCGCGTGGGCGGCACCGCCGCTGACCACCGTCGTCCAGCCGCTGGAGGCGATGGCGGCCACCGCGTTCCGGATGCTGCGGCTGCACGGCGAGGGCGGGGCGGCGCAGCCCGAGCAGGTGGAGCTGGCGACCACGCTGACGGTACGGGCGTCCACGGGCCCGCCGCCGGCCCGCTGA
- a CDS encoding Gfo/Idh/MocA family protein produces the protein MTAGEPLGVAVVGCGTISDQYLTNLTAFPDLRVLFCADLDAERAAAQAAAYDVPAHGSARDALAHPGVELVVNLTVPAAHHEVAAAAIDAGKHVWNEKPLTLDPVSGAELVTRAAGAGVRLGCAPDTFLGAGLQTARRLVDDGAIGVPLSGLALMQTPGPESWHPSPEFLFRRGAGPLFDVGPYYLTCLATLFGPAERVAAVARRARETRMIGSGPKAGTEFAVEVPTHVAALLDYAAGQTASLVVSFDSPLNRQGFVEITGTEATLALPDPNRFDGSLRLRPAGSAEWTEIEAAGATAGRGMGALDMARALAAGEPHRASGELAQHVLETMAAVEKSARDGEFVPVPGAGFAVPAALPADWDPGVRMR, from the coding sequence ATGACCGCCGGAGAACCCCTGGGCGTCGCCGTCGTCGGCTGCGGCACGATCAGCGACCAGTACCTGACGAACCTCACCGCCTTCCCCGACCTGCGCGTGCTGTTCTGCGCCGACCTCGACGCCGAACGCGCCGCCGCGCAGGCCGCCGCGTACGACGTACCGGCGCACGGCAGCGCTCGGGACGCCCTCGCCCACCCCGGCGTCGAACTGGTCGTCAACCTCACCGTCCCCGCCGCCCACCACGAGGTGGCCGCGGCGGCGATCGACGCCGGCAAGCACGTGTGGAACGAGAAGCCGCTGACCCTGGACCCCGTCTCCGGTGCCGAGCTGGTCACCCGGGCCGCCGGGGCGGGCGTGCGGCTCGGCTGCGCCCCGGACACGTTCCTCGGGGCCGGGCTGCAGACGGCGCGCCGGCTCGTCGACGACGGGGCGATAGGGGTGCCGCTGAGCGGCCTCGCGCTGATGCAGACCCCGGGCCCGGAGTCGTGGCATCCCAGCCCCGAGTTCCTCTTCCGGCGCGGCGCGGGGCCGCTGTTCGACGTGGGCCCGTACTACCTGACATGTCTGGCCACGCTCTTCGGCCCGGCCGAGCGGGTCGCGGCGGTGGCCCGCAGGGCGCGCGAGACACGGATGATCGGGTCAGGGCCCAAGGCGGGCACGGAGTTCGCGGTCGAGGTGCCCACGCATGTCGCGGCGCTCCTCGACTACGCGGCGGGTCAGACCGCCTCGCTGGTGGTCAGCTTCGACTCCCCGCTGAACCGGCAGGGGTTCGTGGAGATCACCGGCACCGAGGCCACGCTCGCGCTGCCCGACCCGAACCGCTTCGACGGCTCGCTGCGGCTGCGGCCCGCGGGCTCGGCGGAGTGGACGGAGATCGAGGCGGCGGGCGCGACCGCGGGGCGCGGCATGGGCGCGCTCGACATGGCCAGGGCGCTGGCCGCGGGCGAGCCGCACCGCGCGTCGGGCGAGCTGGCGCAGCACGTGCTGGAGACCATGGCGGCGGTCGAGAAGTCGGCGCGGGACGGGGAGTTCGTGCCCGTCCCGGGCGCCGGCTTCGCCGTGCCGGCGGCGCTGCCGGCCGACTGGGATCCGGGCGTACGGATGCGTTGA
- a CDS encoding FAD-dependent oxidoreductase, with amino-acid sequence MAEKALSRRGLLAAGGAGLALPALGPRAYAGGRGPFRADLVVYGGTSAGVIAAVQMRRMGGTAVVLEPTRHIGGLTTSGLGATDTGNTSAIGGLALEFYRRVYAKYHGTPVTDDSPARYTFEPHVASEVFADLLAEHDVPVVLGARLRSADRRGDRIRLLVTDDGRAYEGGVFVDATYEGDLMARAGVDFTTGREGNAAYDETLNGVQHRDKHQFVHPVDPYVTPGSPASGLLPGVAADALAPDGTADEAIQAYCFRMCLTQAADRIPFPKPAGYDPMRYELLLRYVQAGWRGPFYTTHQMGGGKTDSNNNGAFSTDNIGFNFGYPTGTYAERARIHAEHVDYQQGLMWFLANDARLPESVRAQTAAWGLPRDEFTGSGGWPPLLYIREARRMVSAYVMTEHDCRGAVRAADSVGLASYTMDSHNCRRLVVDGVARNEGDVQVGVRAPYGISYRSLTPKRAQCTNLLVPVALSASHIAYGSIRMEPVFMILAQSAATAARMALDRGGAVQQVPVAALQARLRADGQFLEWPPSEPGEIVVDNVSATGVTSAGTWKSSTAISNYYGSDYVHDDNTGKGTVWMRFRPELPAAGAWDVALWWTADANRATNVPVDVEHAGGTQTYTVDQRSRGGQWVVLGRHTFAAGTAAAVRVRNDATDGYVVADAVRFTPAAGAS; translated from the coding sequence ATGGCAGAGAAAGCGCTTTCTCGACGTGGTTTGCTCGCCGCGGGCGGCGCGGGTCTCGCGCTGCCCGCCCTGGGCCCGAGGGCGTACGCCGGGGGCCGCGGCCCCTTCCGGGCCGACCTGGTGGTCTACGGCGGCACCTCGGCCGGGGTGATCGCCGCCGTGCAGATGCGCCGGATGGGCGGCACCGCCGTGGTGCTGGAGCCCACCCGGCACATCGGCGGCCTCACCACCAGCGGCCTCGGCGCCACCGACACCGGCAACACCTCGGCCATCGGCGGTCTGGCCCTGGAGTTCTACCGCCGGGTGTACGCCAAGTACCACGGCACGCCCGTCACCGACGACTCCCCGGCCCGCTACACCTTCGAACCGCACGTCGCCTCCGAGGTCTTCGCCGACCTCCTCGCCGAGCACGACGTGCCCGTGGTGCTCGGTGCCCGGCTGCGCTCCGCCGACCGCCGCGGCGACCGCATCCGCCTGCTCGTCACCGACGACGGCCGCGCGTACGAGGGCGGGGTGTTCGTGGACGCGACGTACGAGGGCGACCTGATGGCCCGCGCCGGCGTCGACTTCACCACCGGACGCGAGGGCAACGCCGCGTACGACGAGACGCTCAACGGCGTCCAGCACCGCGACAAGCACCAGTTCGTCCACCCCGTCGACCCCTACGTCACCCCCGGCAGCCCCGCCAGCGGCCTGCTGCCCGGCGTCGCCGCCGACGCGCTCGCGCCCGACGGCACCGCGGACGAGGCGATCCAGGCGTACTGCTTCCGGATGTGCCTCACCCAGGCCGCCGACCGCATCCCCTTCCCCAAGCCCGCCGGCTACGACCCCATGCGCTACGAACTCCTCCTGCGCTACGTCCAGGCGGGCTGGCGCGGCCCGTTCTACACCACCCACCAGATGGGCGGCGGCAAGACCGACTCCAACAACAACGGCGCGTTCTCCACCGACAACATCGGCTTCAACTTCGGCTATCCGACGGGCACGTACGCCGAGCGCGCCCGCATCCACGCCGAACACGTCGACTACCAGCAGGGCCTGATGTGGTTCCTCGCCAACGACGCGCGGCTGCCGGAGTCCGTGCGCGCCCAGACCGCCGCCTGGGGCCTGCCGCGAGACGAGTTCACCGGCTCAGGCGGCTGGCCGCCGCTGCTCTACATCCGCGAGGCGCGCCGCATGGTCTCCGCGTACGTCATGACCGAGCACGACTGCCGCGGCGCGGTGCGCGCCGCGGACTCCGTCGGGCTCGCCTCGTACACGATGGACTCGCACAACTGCCGCCGCCTGGTCGTGGACGGCGTCGCGCGCAACGAGGGCGATGTGCAGGTCGGGGTGCGGGCGCCGTACGGGATCAGCTACCGCTCGCTGACGCCGAAGCGCGCGCAGTGCACCAACCTGCTGGTGCCCGTCGCGCTGTCCGCCTCGCACATCGCGTACGGCTCGATCCGGATGGAGCCGGTCTTCATGATCCTCGCGCAGTCCGCGGCGACCGCCGCGCGGATGGCGCTCGACCGCGGCGGCGCGGTGCAGCAGGTGCCGGTCGCGGCGCTGCAGGCGCGGCTGCGCGCGGACGGGCAGTTCCTGGAGTGGCCGCCGAGCGAGCCCGGCGAGATCGTCGTCGACAACGTCTCCGCCACCGGCGTCACCTCCGCCGGCACCTGGAAGAGCAGCACCGCGATCTCGAACTACTACGGCTCCGACTACGTGCACGACGACAACACCGGCAAGGGCACGGTCTGGATGCGCTTCCGGCCGGAGCTGCCGGCCGCCGGCGCGTGGGACGTCGCGCTGTGGTGGACCGCCGACGCCAACCGCGCGACGAACGTGCCGGTGGACGTGGAACACGCCGGGGGCACGCAGACGTACACCGTCGACCAGCGCTCGCGCGGCGGGCAGTGGGTGGTGCTGGGCCGGCACACCTTCGCGGCGGGGACGGCGGCGGCCGTACGGGTACGCAACGACGCCACCGACGGCTACGTGGTCGCGGACGCGGTGCGCTTCACACCGGCGGCGGGCGCGTCCTGA
- a CDS encoding sugar phosphate isomerase/epimerase family protein, producing the protein MSPSLGVQLYTVRDEIAADRPGTFAALAGFGYRQVECYDVLTDPEALRADLDTAGLAAGSVHAHLLAGPEQADAAFRGARTVGADTVFVPYLPPERFADAEGVRAVAGELAEAAKRAAGQGLALGYHNHEFELSQHVGGVPALEVLADLLAGLDAPVQFEVDTYWAAVGGQDVPALLGRLGERVTHLHIKDGPVTKDDPMTAVGAGRMPVEAVLAAGAGARRHIVELDACATDMLTAVRESFDWLEGKRR; encoded by the coding sequence ATGAGCCCGTCCCTGGGCGTGCAGCTCTACACCGTTCGCGACGAGATCGCCGCCGACCGGCCCGGCACGTTCGCCGCGCTGGCCGGCTTCGGCTACCGCCAGGTCGAGTGCTACGACGTGCTGACCGACCCCGAGGCGCTCCGCGCCGACCTGGACACCGCCGGCCTCGCGGCCGGCTCCGTGCACGCGCACCTGCTCGCCGGGCCGGAGCAGGCCGACGCCGCCTTCCGGGGCGCGCGCACGGTCGGCGCCGACACCGTCTTCGTGCCGTATCTGCCGCCGGAGCGGTTCGCCGACGCCGAGGGGGTGCGCGCGGTGGCCGGTGAACTGGCCGAGGCCGCGAAGCGCGCCGCCGGGCAGGGCCTCGCGCTCGGCTACCACAACCACGAGTTCGAGCTGTCCCAGCACGTCGGCGGCGTCCCCGCGCTGGAGGTGCTGGCCGACCTGCTCGCCGGGCTCGACGCCCCGGTGCAGTTCGAGGTGGACACGTACTGGGCGGCGGTCGGCGGCCAGGACGTACCCGCGCTGCTCGGCCGCCTCGGCGAGCGCGTCACCCACCTGCACATCAAGGACGGGCCCGTCACCAAGGACGACCCGATGACCGCCGTCGGCGCCGGCCGGATGCCCGTGGAGGCCGTGCTCGCCGCCGGCGCGGGCGCCCGCCGCCACATCGTCGAACTCGACGCCTGCGCCACCGACATGCTCACCGCCGTCCGCGAGAGCTTCGACTGGCTGGAAGGGAAGCGCCGATGA